The Desulfuromonas acetoxidans DSM 684 DNA window TGCCCTGTGGGGTATCTTTTCCAACGATCTCGCTATTGACTTGGGTACGGCAAACACCCTGGTCTACCTGAAGAGTAAAGGGATCGTCGTCAGTGAGCCCTCTGTGGTTGCCGTCCAGAAGGATACAACCGGGGCGAAAAAAGTTCTCGCGGTGGGCGTGGAAGCCAAAAAGATGCTCGGCCGAACCCCCGGCAGCATTGTGGCCATCCGCCCGATGAAGGACGGTGTGATCGCCGATTTCGACATCACCGAAGAGATGCTGCGCTACTTTATCCACAAAGTCCACAACCGCAAAGCACTGGTTCGTCCGCGCATTGTCATTTGTGTCCCCTCGGGCATCACCCAAGTGGAAAAACGTGCGGTCAAGGAATCGGCGGAGTCGGCCGGTGCCCGTGAAGTGTATCTGATCGAGGAACCGATGGCTGCAGCAATCGGTGCTGGACTGCCCATTACCGAAGCCAACGGCAACATGATCGTCGACATCGGCGGCGGCACCACCGAGGTGGCAATTATCTCCCTGGCGGGCATTGTCTACGCCAAAAGCGTTCGCGTCGGTGGTGACAAGCTCGACGAAGCGGTCACCCAATACATCAAGCGCAAATACAATATGCTCATCGGCGAACGCACCGCGGAGCAGATCAAAATTGAAATCGGCAGCGCTTACGCCGGTGAAGAAGAGGACACCATGGATGTCAAAGGCCGTGACTTGGTCACCGGCATCCCGCGCACTATCACCATCAACTCGGAAGAAATTCGCGAAGCTCTGGCCGAAACGGTCAATGCTATCGTTGAAGCAGTCCGTGTCGCTCTGGAGCGCACCCCACCGGAACTGGCGGCTGACATTGTCGATCGCGGTATTATCCTCGCCGGAGGCGGTGCCCAACTGCGCAACCTCGACGAGTTGTTGCGTCGCGAGACCGGCCTGCCGGTTATGATCGCCGACGACCCGCTGTCCTGTGTTGTTCTCGGTTCCGGCATGGTTCTCGATGAGCTGGACCTGTTGCGTCGCGTCACCGTCGTCACCTGATCCCTTTTGACAATCACAGCGCAGGGGCCACCCTGCGCTGTTCACCCTGAGACTTTTCATGCGCGACTTTCTTAAGCGATATCAGACCGCGCTGTTATTCTGCCTGCTGCTGCTGTGCGCGCTGTTGTTATACTCGAACAGCTTGCGACAACGTGAGCACACCTCCCTGTTTGAAAAAGCCATCCTGCAACTGGCCAGCCCTTTTTACCGGGCCATTGATGCCGTCAGTCGTGACACGGCTGCCCTGTGGAACAACTATATCGACCTGATCCATGTACGGGAAGAAAACATTGCTCTCAAGGAGCAATTGCGCCAGGAACAGGGTCACTTGGCCCATCTGCGTGAAATTGAGCTGGAAAACCAGCGCCTTAAACAATTACTCGGCTTTCTTGAAAACACAGAACTACCGGCCATCCCGGCACGAGTCATTGCCGTGGACGCGTCGAGCTGGTTCCGCACCATCACCATTGACAAAGGGACTGACAACGGCCTTGACGAAGGGATGCCGGTGGTGGTCGCCGAAGGCATTGTCGGACGCACCATCAAGTGTGCGGCGCACACCTCGCGGGTTTTGCTGGTGATCGATGCGTCATCGGAAGTCGCCGTCCTTGTCCAGCACAACCGGACCCGCGGTATCGCCCGCGGCCAAGGCGCACAACTGACGTTGGAATATGCCCTGCGCAGTCACGATGTTGCACTGGGAGACACCGTGGTTACCTCGGGAACCGGCGGCGTATTCCCCAAAGGGTTACCGGTAGGCACTATCTCCAACATTGTCAAACACGATTACGGCCTTTTTCAGACTCTGGAACTGACACCATCGGTGGACTTTGCCCGCCTCGAAGACGTGTTGATCCTCACCGGAGAAACGCCATGAGCCGAATGGTGCGCCACCTGACATGCGGCCTGCTGTTTATCCTGCTGCAGACCTCGTTGTTCCCGGCACTGGTCGGCAACGGTCCGCGTCCCGACCTGGTACTGATTCTCACCCTGTATCTCGGCATTCATTCCTCACCGCTTCAGGGCGCGTTCACATCCTGGCTGCTCGGCTGTCTTCTGGATGTGTTCAGTGGCACAACCTTCGGCCTCTACGGTCTTATTTTGCTGCTGGTGTTCTGCGCCACCTACCTCGGCGGCCGCCAACTTAATCGCGACAATGCGGCGGTCATGTTTTTTGCCGCAGTTCTTGGCACCGCCGCTCACGATGTCCTGCTGATCACCACCTTGCTGTTCTTTGCCGACGCCGATCAGGGCTGGCGCATTGTCTTATTTCAATTACCAATGCAGCTTCTGCTCAACATCCTGGCCGTACTGGTTGCGACACCGTTTCTCCGTCGGACCAGACCGGCAAAGACTCCCAGCCTACTGCGACACTCGGGGTGATCACTG harbors:
- a CDS encoding rod shape-determining protein; this encodes ALWGIFSNDLAIDLGTANTLVYLKSKGIVVSEPSVVAVQKDTTGAKKVLAVGVEAKKMLGRTPGSIVAIRPMKDGVIADFDITEEMLRYFIHKVHNRKALVRPRIVICVPSGITQVEKRAVKESAESAGAREVYLIEEPMAAAIGAGLPITEANGNMIVDIGGGTTEVAIISLAGIVYAKSVRVGGDKLDEAVTQYIKRKYNMLIGERTAEQIKIEIGSAYAGEEEDTMDVKGRDLVTGIPRTITINSEEIREALAETVNAIVEAVRVALERTPPELAADIVDRGIILAGGGAQLRNLDELLRRETGLPVMIADDPLSCVVLGSGMVLDELDLLRRVTVVT
- the mreC gene encoding rod shape-determining protein MreC, whose protein sequence is MRDFLKRYQTALLFCLLLLCALLLYSNSLRQREHTSLFEKAILQLASPFYRAIDAVSRDTAALWNNYIDLIHVREENIALKEQLRQEQGHLAHLREIELENQRLKQLLGFLENTELPAIPARVIAVDASSWFRTITIDKGTDNGLDEGMPVVVAEGIVGRTIKCAAHTSRVLLVIDASSEVAVLVQHNRTRGIARGQGAQLTLEYALRSHDVALGDTVVTSGTGGVFPKGLPVGTISNIVKHDYGLFQTLELTPSVDFARLEDVLILTGETP
- the mreD gene encoding rod shape-determining protein MreD, which gives rise to MSRMVRHLTCGLLFILLQTSLFPALVGNGPRPDLVLILTLYLGIHSSPLQGAFTSWLLGCLLDVFSGTTFGLYGLILLLVFCATYLGGRQLNRDNAAVMFFAAVLGTAAHDVLLITTLLFFADADQGWRIVLFQLPMQLLLNILAVLVATPFLRRTRPAKTPSLLRHSG